The DNA region GCTTCATCCCGAAGCGGTGTGCCAGTCCGGCGCAGACACCGCCGATCCAGCGGTCCTCGCGCGGGCGTACAAGTGCGGGCATGACGCGACTCCTTCACTGGGCGTCGTTCCTCGACGTCCGGTTTCCACGCTAGGAGGCACGCACACCCCGCGGCGTCGGTCTACGGTGCGATTCCGACCCTGGCCGCTCTCGGGGGAGCGCCCCCGGAGGTCTCGTCCCGCAGGGGGAGCGCGTCGTGCGCACCCGTACCGTGGACGGAGCCGCCCCACCCGGGCGTCCGCGCGGAACGGCGCCGCAGCCACGCCCGTATGAGCGGGAAGAGCAGCAGGGACGCCAGGCCCGCTCCGGCGGAGTTCAGCAGCACGGCGTCGACGTTCACGGAACGGCCCGGCACTCCCGACTGCAACAGCACCGTCGCGGACGAGATCAGCGCACCGGCGCCGACCGTACGGGCGCACACCACGGCGAGCGGGCGGTCCAGGTGCCCGCACGCCAGCGGCAGCAGCACACCCAGCGGAGCCAGCCGCGCCAGCCCACGGCCCAGGCGGGCGAGCGCCTCCAGAGAGCCCTCGTCGAGGTCGGCGCGGATCGTGGCGAACGGCTGGAGGTTCGCGGGCGCCACCCACGGCACCGGAAGGGGACGCAGCGCCAGCCATCCGACGACGGCCAGATACGCGACCAGCAGAACGAGCCCTGCTACGCGGAATCGGGGAGCGTGAGCGGCGGTACCGCCGCCACGGCCATGACGCTGCACATCACCAAGGACGCCGTGCTCCGGCGCGCGGTTCCGGTGCCCGTTCACAGCGGCGTACCGGCGTTGTCGGCCGCGTCGGGGCGCGTACGCAGATCGGTGTCGCACCTGAACCGGCGCAGCGGCTCGGCCTCTTGGGAGCCCCCAGGGCCCGCGCCGTCCTCGGCCTTCGCAGGACCGCCCATGATCACCGAACGGTCGGAACCGGCGGCGGCCGTGTCCGCGTAGGTGCAGACGATCTGCGCGAGCGCGAACGCCGGCAGGTCGCGCAGCGGTTCGCTCAGGCGCAGTGCCGCCGCGGGGTCGCCCTCGGACGGGCCGTGCACCTTCAGGGCGCGTGGCACGGCCGTCTTGAACCCGGCTGCCTCCTCCTCCGAGTCCGGCTGTTTACGCAGGGCGTCCAGCAGCCCGCGGGCGACGGGCAGCCGCTCCGAGTCGTCGCCGTCGGGCAGCGCCACGCGCCGGTCCACGGGGGAGACGCGCGAGCCGCACGCGAGATAGACCCGCACGGGAAGGTTGCCGCCGTCGCCGCTGTCGGAGCTCTCCCGGCCGCCTGGAAGCACACAGCTCACACGGGAGGGCGCCGCGCCCGCGTCGACGGGAACGGACGTCGAGCGGATACCGCACCCCGTGGTGAGCGTGCCGAGCAGTGCCAGCGCTGCGAGCACGAGGACGGGACGGCGGAGGGCGGTGGCAGCGGCGGTGGTGCTGTGTGGTGCGGTGCTTCTCAACGGTCCCCCCTCTTCCCCTCGCCGTTTCC from Streptomyces marispadix includes:
- a CDS encoding VanZ family protein yields the protein MQRHGRGGGTAAHAPRFRVAGLVLLVAYLAVVGWLALRPLPVPWVAPANLQPFATIRADLDEGSLEALARLGRGLARLAPLGVLLPLACGHLDRPLAVVCARTVGAGALISSATVLLQSGVPGRSVNVDAVLLNSAGAGLASLLLFPLIRAWLRRRSARTPGWGGSVHGTGAHDALPLRDETSGGAPPRAARVGIAP